One window from the genome of Carassius carassius chromosome 15, fCarCar2.1, whole genome shotgun sequence encodes:
- the LOC132158070 gene encoding C-C chemokine receptor type 5-like produces MMVTNSPLYHHILSSENGTLDDEPVTDTPYDYYDYYAGYVDLSGFSCVYEDHGASILPVLYSLFFVMGLLSNIMVIWVVLMGVKLRSMTDICLLNLALADMLLVCSLPFLAHYARDQWIFGDVMCTMVLSVYHIGFYSGIFFIVLMSVDRYLAVVHAVIALRVRTRTYGISASVVTWIVAVSASFPELMHLKTTENNEHKYCISYPTNDQNSYLSSRTFGILKMNVLGLILPLIVIGFCYSMILKRLLTAHSTRRQSMLLVIMVMVVFLCCWAPYNITAFVKALELNELITQSCDSSKAINLSLQITEALAYSHSCLNPIFYVFVREKFRRHLFKLLYRTPWTGLPFVKKYITQATVSVYSHGTNDERTSTTV; encoded by the exons ATGATGGTAACCAATAGTCCTCtttatcatcatattttatccaG TGAAAATGGGACATTGGATGATGAGCCAGTTACTGATACACCATATGACTATTATGACTACTACGCTGGATATGTTGATTTGTCTGGATTTTCCTGTGTTTATGAAGATCATGGAGCTAGCATTCTTCCTGTGCTATACTCCCTGTTTTTTGTGATGGGCCTTCTGAGTAACAtaatggtgatctgggtggttttGATGGGTGTGAAGCTGAGAAGTATGACTGACATCTGTCTTCTGAACCTGGCTTTAGCTGACATGCTCTTGGTCTGCTCCCTCCCCTTCCTGGCACACTATGCCAGAGACCAGTGGATTTTTGGAGATGTTATGTGCACTATGGTCCTCAGTGTCTACCACATTGGATTCTATAGTGGAATATTCTTTATCGTACTGATGAGTGTTGATCGGTACTTAGCTGTAGTTCATGCTGTGATTGCCCTGAGAGTCAGAACAAGGACATATGGGATCTCAGCAAGTGTGGTCACATGGATTGTTGCTGTTTCTGCATCCTTTCCCGAATTGATGCACCTAAAAACCACAGAAAACAATGAACACAAATATTGCATATCTTACCCAACAAATGATCAAAATTCTTACCTTTCTTCAAGGACTTTTGGTATattgaaaatgaatgttttgGGTTTAATTCTACCTCTTATTGTGATTGGATTTTGTTACTCAATGATTTTAAAGAGACTCCTGACAGCTCACTCTACCAGGAGGCAGTCCATGCTCCTTGTCATCATGGTGATGGTGGTCTTCTTATGCTGTTGGGCTCCATACAATATCACAGCTTTTGTGAAAGCCTTAGAACTGAATGAGCTCATAACTCAATCTTGTGACAGCAGTAAGGCAATCAATCTAAGTCTGCAAATCACAGAAGCTTTGGCTTATTCACACAGTTGCCTGAACCCCATTTTctatgtgtttgtgagagagaaatTTAGAAGGCATCTTTTCAAACTCCTGTACAGGACACCTTGGACTGGACTGCCATTTGTAAAGAAATACATTACACAGGCCACTGTATCTGTTTATTCACATGGCACCAATGATGAGAGAACTAGTACAACAGTTTAA